One Lactobacillus sp. ESL0785 DNA window includes the following coding sequences:
- the yaaA gene encoding S4 domain-containing protein YaaA, whose amino-acid sequence MQSSEGDIIKEFTVKGEYITLSQFLKEESIISSGGQAKWYLQDNPILLNGVQENRRGKKLRAGDQVEIDHEVYQFR is encoded by the coding sequence ATTCAAAGCAGTGAAGGTGATATTATCAAAGAATTTACAGTAAAAGGTGAATATATTACCTTAAGTCAATTTTTAAAAGAAGAGAGCATTATTTCTTCAGGTGGGCAGGCCAAATGGTATCTGCAGGATAATCCAATTCTGTTAAATGGTGTTCAGGAAAATCGGCGTGGTAAAAAATTGCGCGCTGGTGATCAAGTTGAAATTGATCACGAAGTATATCAATTTCGGTAA
- the rpsF gene encoding 30S ribosomal protein S6, protein MTTTKYEITYIIKPDIDEESKKALVENYDKVIADNGGTMVESKDWEKRHFAYEIEKYREGTYHVMTFTADNADAVDEFGRLSKIDNSILRSMTVKLDK, encoded by the coding sequence ATGACAACTACTAAGTACGAAATAACTTATATTATTAAGCCTGATATTGATGAGGAATCAAAGAAGGCGCTTGTTGAAAACTACGATAAGGTTATCGCAGACAACGGCGGTACAATGGTTGAATCTAAAGACTGGGAAAAGCGTCATTTTGCATATGAAATCGAAAAATATCGTGAAGGAACATATCACGTTATGACTTTCACTGCTGATAACGCTGACGCAGTTGACGAATTTGGTCGTTTATCAAAAATCGACAATTCAATTTTACGTTCAATGACCGTTAAGTTAGACAAGTAA
- the gyrB gene encoding DNA topoisomerase (ATP-hydrolyzing) subunit B, whose amino-acid sequence MADHNEKDLEQIKQYEKEADKYNASQIQVLGGLEAVRKRPGMYIGSTSSQGLHHLVWEVIDNSIDESLAGFATKIEITVNADGSVTVQDDGRGIPVDIQKKTGRPALETVFTVLHAGGKFGGGGYKVSGGLHGVGASVVNALSTELDVTTMRDGQKYYIDFNRGRVKTEMKMTGTVPLTEHGTIVHFYPDPDIFTETTDFDDQVLKNRIRELAFLNKGLKLTFTDKRKDTAETDVYHYEGGIKEYVAFLNHGSEVLFDEPIYVEGNYNDINVEVSLQYTNGYKTTLMTFANNIHTYEGGMHEAGFKTALTRVVNDYAHKAKILKDKDDNLSGEDIREGMTAVVSVKHPNPQFEGQTKTKLGNSDARTAVDKAFSETFTNFLMENPQVGRKIVEKAQLAERARTAAKRAREVTRKKSGLEIANLPGKLADNTSNDPSISELFIVEGNSAGGSAKQGRSRLTQAILPIRGKILNVEKASMDRILANQEIRSLFTALGTGFGADFDVSKARYHKLIIMTDADVDGAHIRTLLLTLFYNYMRPMIEKGYVYIARPPLYQVRQGKVVRYLDTDEELHDYLGALQPSPKPLVQRYKGLGEMDPEQLWETTMNPENRRLDRVSPEYAKDADAVFELLMGNEVAPRRKFIETNAKYVENLDA is encoded by the coding sequence ATGGCTGATCATAACGAAAAAGATCTTGAACAAATCAAGCAGTATGAAAAAGAAGCTGACAAGTATAATGCCAGCCAAATTCAAGTTTTAGGTGGACTTGAAGCAGTTCGTAAACGACCAGGAATGTATATTGGCTCTACTAGTTCTCAGGGATTACATCATTTAGTTTGGGAAGTAATTGATAACAGTATTGATGAAAGTCTTGCTGGTTTTGCAACTAAGATCGAGATTACAGTTAATGCAGATGGTAGTGTTACTGTTCAAGATGATGGTCGGGGAATTCCAGTTGATATTCAGAAGAAGACTGGTCGGCCAGCTCTGGAAACTGTGTTTACTGTTTTACACGCCGGTGGTAAATTTGGCGGTGGCGGCTACAAGGTCTCTGGTGGTTTGCATGGAGTTGGTGCGTCAGTCGTTAATGCGTTGTCAACAGAACTTGATGTTACCACCATGCGTGATGGACAAAAATATTATATTGACTTCAATCGTGGCCGTGTTAAAACAGAAATGAAAATGACGGGAACAGTACCTCTGACTGAACATGGAACCATTGTTCATTTTTATCCAGATCCAGATATTTTTACAGAAACTACAGATTTTGATGACCAAGTTTTAAAGAATAGGATTCGTGAATTAGCTTTCTTAAACAAAGGCTTAAAGCTAACTTTTACTGATAAACGTAAAGACACGGCTGAAACAGATGTTTATCATTATGAAGGCGGAATTAAAGAGTACGTAGCCTTTCTTAATCATGGTAGCGAGGTTTTATTTGACGAACCAATTTATGTTGAAGGAAACTATAACGACATTAATGTTGAAGTGTCATTACAATATACTAACGGCTATAAAACAACGTTAATGACTTTTGCTAACAACATTCATACCTATGAAGGTGGGATGCATGAAGCTGGTTTCAAAACTGCACTAACAAGAGTTGTTAATGACTATGCCCACAAGGCGAAAATCTTGAAAGATAAAGATGATAATCTTTCTGGTGAAGATATTCGTGAAGGAATGACAGCAGTTGTTTCAGTTAAGCATCCAAATCCGCAATTTGAAGGTCAGACGAAGACCAAGTTAGGCAACTCTGATGCTAGAACAGCCGTTGATAAGGCCTTTTCGGAGACATTTACGAATTTCTTAATGGAAAATCCGCAAGTAGGTCGTAAAATTGTTGAAAAAGCACAATTGGCTGAACGAGCTAGAACAGCAGCTAAGAGAGCACGTGAAGTAACACGAAAGAAGTCAGGACTTGAGATTGCTAATTTACCTGGTAAGTTAGCTGATAATACCAGTAATGATCCTAGTATTTCTGAATTATTTATTGTTGAGGGTAATTCTGCTGGTGGCTCTGCTAAGCAAGGCCGTTCACGTTTAACCCAGGCTATTTTGCCAATTCGTGGTAAGATTTTGAATGTTGAAAAAGCTTCAATGGACCGGATTTTAGCTAATCAGGAAATCAGATCGTTGTTTACCGCTTTAGGAACAGGTTTTGGTGCGGATTTTGATGTTTCAAAAGCACGCTATCATAAGTTAATTATTATGACGGATGCCGATGTTGATGGGGCCCACATTCGGACACTTTTATTGACGCTCTTTTACAATTATATGCGGCCAATGATCGAAAAAGGCTATGTTTATATAGCACGTCCACCTCTATATCAAGTTCGTCAAGGTAAAGTTGTCAGATATCTTGATACTGATGAAGAATTGCATGATTATTTAGGTGCTTTGCAGCCTAGTCCTAAGCCACTAGTTCAGCGATATAAGGGATTAGGTGAAATGGATCCTGAACAATTATGGGAAACGACCATGAATCCAGAGAATCGGCGACTTGATCGGGTTAGTCCAGAATATGCTAAAGATGCCGATGCTGTTTTTGAATTATTGATGGGTAATGAGGTTGCGCCGCGGCGAAAGTTTATTGAAACCAACGCTAAATATGTTGAAAATTTGGATGCTTAG
- a CDS encoding DHH family phosphoesterase, whose product MKDFLRNGFPAFIKDSRLTASIIVILVLSFLGSIVAMIMNPLFGLAMVLIFVLTVACIVYGAYVLAANANNFAVSLSYRIKRSEQEAMIKMPLGILLYDKDRQIQWVNPYLQLYLKDDDLIGRTIKSVDADLNKLIDESLTAKTAENRIVNWDNHQFEMVVQDNLGVIYLLDITRYAQIEEKYDNELLAIGQVFIDNYDELSEAMHDQELTSMSSYVQNTLSDYAKAFNAYLKRIDEDHFLLLVHMQDLAKMEKDKFSVLDKVRQETSRNNTPLTLSIGIAFDSSSITELADQAQSNLDLALGRGGDQVVLCEPGKDARFYGGKSNPMEKRTRVRARMVSQAISELFKEADRVFVMGHANPDMDSVGSGIGVVKIAQLHDVKANFVLDVNKTNYDVGRLIAKMQKAQKDANIFIAPKDALDKVTDKSMLVMVDHSKYSITYSKELYDRLRNRIIVIDHHRRGEEFPENPMLTYVEPYASSACELVTEMIEYQQPSSGKRVLTDLEATAMLAGITVDSKEFSLRTGTRTFDAASYLRSIGASSTGVSELLKEDIDSFLERTSLVASLKVIQPKMAVMCGPDKKIIDPIVTAQAADTALDLENVEASFAITRRDKETIGISARSMGGINVQVIMEKLGGGGHLSNAATQIKGVTVEEALAKLTDAVDTYEKENE is encoded by the coding sequence ATGAAAGATTTTTTGCGTAATGGATTCCCTGCTTTTATTAAGGATTCACGGTTAACGGCATCAATTATTGTCATTCTTGTATTGTCTTTTTTGGGCAGTATTGTTGCGATGATTATGAATCCGCTATTCGGCTTGGCAATGGTACTGATTTTTGTTCTGACGGTTGCCTGCATTGTTTATGGCGCATATGTGTTAGCAGCTAATGCTAATAATTTTGCGGTTAGCTTGTCTTACCGAATTAAACGTAGCGAGCAGGAAGCAATGATTAAGATGCCTTTGGGGATTTTGCTTTATGATAAGGATCGCCAAATTCAATGGGTCAATCCTTATTTACAGCTTTATTTAAAAGATGATGATTTGATTGGGCGAACGATTAAATCGGTTGACGCGGATTTGAATAAGTTAATTGATGAGTCATTAACTGCGAAAACAGCAGAAAATCGCATTGTTAATTGGGATAACCATCAGTTTGAGATGGTTGTTCAAGATAATTTGGGTGTGATTTATTTGCTTGATATTACGCGTTACGCACAGATTGAAGAAAAGTATGATAATGAACTTTTAGCAATCGGGCAGGTTTTTATTGATAATTATGATGAACTAAGCGAAGCCATGCATGATCAGGAATTGACCAGCATGAGTTCGTATGTGCAAAATACCCTCAGCGATTATGCTAAGGCCTTTAATGCGTATTTAAAACGGATTGATGAAGATCATTTTCTGTTACTAGTACATATGCAAGACTTAGCTAAGATGGAAAAAGATAAGTTCTCTGTTTTGGATAAAGTACGGCAAGAAACTAGTCGTAATAATACGCCATTAACGTTATCGATTGGGATTGCTTTTGATAGTAGTTCAATTACTGAGCTGGCTGATCAAGCCCAATCAAATCTTGATCTTGCCTTAGGTCGCGGCGGTGACCAAGTTGTTCTTTGTGAGCCTGGTAAGGACGCCCGTTTTTATGGTGGCAAGTCCAATCCGATGGAAAAGAGAACGCGAGTACGAGCACGAATGGTTTCCCAAGCAATTAGTGAGCTATTCAAAGAAGCTGACCGTGTATTTGTCATGGGCCATGCCAATCCAGATATGGATTCAGTTGGTAGTGGTATTGGTGTTGTTAAAATTGCGCAGCTTCATGATGTGAAAGCTAACTTTGTTCTAGATGTTAATAAGACAAATTACGATGTTGGTCGACTGATTGCCAAAATGCAGAAAGCTCAGAAGGATGCGAACATATTTATTGCGCCAAAAGATGCTTTGGATAAGGTAACAGACAAGTCAATGCTGGTTATGGTTGATCATTCTAAGTACTCGATTACTTATTCTAAAGAATTATATGATCGGTTGAGGAATCGGATTATTGTGATTGATCATCATCGGCGTGGTGAAGAATTTCCGGAAAATCCAATGTTAACGTATGTTGAGCCGTACGCGTCGTCAGCTTGTGAACTGGTAACAGAAATGATTGAATACCAGCAGCCAAGTTCAGGTAAGCGGGTATTGACAGACTTAGAGGCAACTGCAATGCTTGCTGGAATTACAGTGGATTCTAAAGAATTTTCTCTTAGAACTGGGACTAGAACTTTTGATGCGGCAAGTTATTTGCGTTCAATTGGTGCTAGTTCAACTGGCGTTAGCGAATTGCTTAAAGAAGATATTGATAGCTTTTTAGAAAGAACAAGTTTGGTTGCCAGTTTAAAGGTGATCCAACCGAAAATGGCGGTTATGTGTGGCCCTGATAAAAAGATTATTGATCCGATTGTAACAGCGCAGGCTGCAGATACGGCACTAGATTTAGAAAATGTCGAAGCTAGCTTTGCAATTACGCGACGTGATAAGGAAACAATCGGTATTTCTGCGCGCTCGATGGGCGGCATTAACGTTCAGGTAATTATGGAAAAATTGGGCGGCGGCGGTCATTTATCCAATGCGGCAACACAAATTAAGGGCGTGACTGTTGAAGAAGCTCTTGCAAAATTGACGGATGCAGTTGATACTTATGAGAAAGAAAACGAATAA
- the recF gene encoding DNA replication/repair protein RecF, which translates to MYLKHFLAQNYRNLQQLNVEFDPNVNIFIGQNAQGKTNLLEAIYFLALTRSHRTNKDQELITFDQDYANISGHVYKSQVDLDLRVLITKKGKKAWINRVEQAKLSKYVGQLNAILFSPEDLDLIKGAPAIRRRFMDQEFGQINPEYLYFASKYRQVLQQKNNYLKQLAKGEAHDRLFLDVLSDQLAGVAAEVIVRRFKFLSYLREYARDAYEYISSSSEKLTVIYRPAVAEIAAEDNPESVYQKMLASFQKNKAAEIRKGTTLSGPHRDDIEFALNDKDAHFYGSQGQQRTIALSIKLAEIQLVHQLTGEYPLLLLDDVMSELDHSRQSALLNYIHGKTQTFITTTDLAGISWEIIKKPKVYRIKSGKIYLEKGELNG; encoded by the coding sequence ATGTATTTAAAACATTTCCTTGCCCAAAATTATCGTAATTTACAGCAATTGAATGTTGAATTTGATCCCAATGTCAATATTTTTATTGGTCAAAATGCACAAGGCAAAACTAATTTATTAGAAGCAATCTACTTTTTAGCGTTAACGCGGTCACACCGTACGAATAAAGACCAGGAGCTAATTACTTTTGATCAGGATTATGCAAATATTTCTGGGCACGTTTATAAGAGTCAGGTTGATCTTGACTTACGTGTGCTAATTACCAAAAAAGGCAAAAAAGCTTGGATTAATCGCGTTGAACAAGCAAAATTATCTAAATATGTTGGGCAATTAAATGCAATTTTGTTTTCACCAGAAGATTTAGATTTGATTAAGGGAGCTCCAGCAATACGGCGTCGCTTTATGGATCAAGAATTCGGTCAAATTAATCCGGAATACTTATATTTTGCTAGTAAATACCGTCAAGTTTTACAGCAAAAGAATAATTATCTAAAGCAATTAGCTAAAGGTGAAGCCCATGACCGTTTATTTCTTGATGTTTTATCTGATCAATTAGCAGGAGTTGCAGCAGAAGTTATTGTCCGCCGATTTAAATTCCTAAGTTATCTGCGTGAATATGCACGTGATGCATATGAGTACATTAGCTCAAGTAGCGAAAAATTGACGGTAATTTATCGGCCAGCAGTAGCTGAAATTGCAGCAGAAGATAATCCGGAATCCGTTTATCAAAAAATGTTAGCTAGTTTTCAAAAGAATAAGGCTGCAGAAATTCGTAAAGGTACAACTTTATCTGGACCACATCGTGATGATATTGAGTTTGCCTTAAACGATAAAGATGCTCACTTTTATGGCTCACAAGGGCAACAACGAACAATTGCACTTAGTATTAAGCTTGCGGAAATTCAGTTGGTGCACCAATTAACTGGAGAATATCCCTTGTTACTACTAGATGATGTAATGAGTGAGCTTGATCATAGTCGCCAAAGTGCCTTGCTTAATTATATTCATGGCAAGACACAGACTTTTATTACGACAACAGATCTTGCAGGTATTTCCTGGGAAATAATTAAAAAGCCAAAAGTGTATCGGATTAAATCTGGGAAAATTTATTTAGAAAAAGGAGAATTGAATGGCTGA
- the rpsR gene encoding 30S ribosomal protein S18, with product MAQQRRGGGHRRRKVDFIAANHIDYVDYKDVDLLKRFISERGKILPRRVTGTSAKNQRKVAKAIERARIMGLLPFVTED from the coding sequence ATGGCTCAACAAAGAAGAGGCGGCGGTCATCGCCGTCGTAAGGTTGACTTTATCGCAGCCAACCATATTGATTACGTCGATTATAAGGACGTTGATCTGTTGAAACGTTTTATCTCAGAAAGAGGTAAAATCTTACCACGTCGTGTCACTGGCACCAGCGCTAAGAATCAACGTAAGGTAGCTAAGGCAATCGAAAGAGCTCGCATTATGGGCTTGTTGCCATTCGTTACTGAAGATTAA
- the rplI gene encoding 50S ribosomal protein L9: MKVIFTQDVRGRGKRGEVKNVPDGYAQNFLIKRGLAKAATKANMHTLERVAANEQAAYEAEKAEAEKIKAELEKDETVVNFKSKAGTDARLFGSISGKKIVEGLEKQFGIKIDKRKLSLPEPIKSLGYTNVPVKLFKGVEAKIRVHITEQD, encoded by the coding sequence ATGAAGGTTATTTTTACTCAAGATGTCAGAGGCCGCGGTAAACGTGGTGAAGTTAAGAATGTTCCTGATGGTTATGCGCAAAACTTTTTAATCAAGCGTGGACTAGCTAAAGCAGCAACTAAAGCTAATATGCACACTTTAGAGCGGGTAGCTGCTAATGAACAAGCTGCTTATGAAGCTGAGAAGGCAGAAGCAGAAAAGATTAAAGCAGAGCTTGAAAAAGATGAAACAGTTGTTAATTTTAAATCAAAAGCTGGAACTGATGCCCGTTTATTTGGTTCAATTTCTGGCAAAAAGATTGTTGAAGGCTTGGAAAAACAATTTGGAATTAAGATTGATAAGCGCAAATTAAGCTTACCTGAGCCGATTAAATCTTTAGGCTACACAAATGTGCCAGTTAAGTTGTTTAAAGGCGTAGAAGCTAAAATTCGCGTTCATATTACCGAACAAGATTAA
- the gyrA gene encoding DNA gyrase subunit A — MDNDNQSQDHRIRNVDLTSVMNSSFLDYAMSVIVARALPDVRDGLKPVQRRILYGMSELGVTPDKPYKKSARIVGEVMGKFHPHGDSSIYLAMAHMAQDFSYRYMLVDGHGNFGSVDGDEPAAMRYTEARMSKIAVEMLRDINKNTVDWQRNYDDSENEPVVLPARIPNLLVNGTSGIAVGMTTNIPPHNLTEVIKGLHMLMANPDVTTKELMKAIPGPDFPTGGIIMGRGGIYRAYETGRSNIVVRAKTNIETEKNGRERIVVTELPYLVNKAELVKKIADLARSKTVDGITGVRDESDQTGMRMTIDIRRDASASVVLNNLFKLTQMQANFGMNMVAIVDGAPHFLSLKQMLAYYLEHQEDVVTRRTKFELAKAEARAHILEGLKIALDHIDEIVHIIRQSNSSDIAKAALISRFGLDDKQSQAILDMRLVRLTGLERDKVEAEYKDLQEKIADYKDILAKPERINEIIYDELLDTQKRFGDKRRTEIGASEVVSIEDEDLIEKQDVLLTLTHSGYIKRMLINEFKTQNRGGKGIKGMGVKAGDFIEKLIYSSTHDLLLFFTNKGKVYSKKAYEIPEFSRTARGLPIVNLLQLEKGEKIQTIINIPENADDQYLFFITKMGTVKRTLVSEFANIRNSGLIALTLRDGDELTNVLTTDGSKDIMIGTHLGYAVRFNEQTVRAMGRTAAGVRGINLRANDYVVGSGIIADTDEVLVISEKGYGKRTSATEYPVKGRGGKGIKTANITEKNGPLSGVTIVDGTQDIMVITNDGIMIRFKIDNVSQTSRSTIGVRLIKVNQQSKVASLTVVPAEEDQEVTTDSEDDILNKQE; from the coding sequence ATGGATAACGACAATCAAAGTCAAGATCATAGAATTAGAAATGTTGATCTGACTAGCGTAATGAATAGTTCATTTTTGGACTATGCGATGTCAGTTATTGTTGCGCGAGCATTGCCTGATGTGCGTGACGGTTTAAAGCCAGTCCAAAGGCGAATTCTTTATGGTATGAGTGAATTGGGCGTTACACCTGATAAGCCATATAAAAAATCCGCCAGAATTGTTGGGGAAGTTATGGGTAAATTTCACCCCCATGGTGATTCTTCAATTTATTTGGCAATGGCGCATATGGCACAAGATTTCAGCTATCGTTATATGTTAGTTGATGGCCATGGTAATTTTGGATCTGTTGATGGTGATGAGCCAGCTGCCATGCGTTATACCGAAGCACGAATGAGTAAAATTGCCGTTGAAATGCTACGGGATATTAACAAAAATACAGTTGACTGGCAACGCAACTACGATGATTCTGAAAATGAACCAGTTGTTTTACCAGCGAGAATTCCAAATTTACTTGTTAACGGCACAAGCGGAATTGCTGTTGGGATGACAACAAATATTCCGCCGCATAACTTAACTGAAGTTATTAAGGGATTGCATATGTTGATGGCTAATCCTGATGTAACAACGAAGGAATTAATGAAAGCAATCCCGGGACCTGATTTTCCAACTGGCGGTATTATTATGGGCCGCGGTGGTATTTACCGTGCTTATGAAACAGGTCGGAGCAACATTGTTGTCCGGGCTAAGACTAATATTGAAACCGAGAAGAACGGTCGTGAGCGCATTGTTGTTACAGAATTGCCTTACTTGGTTAATAAGGCAGAATTAGTTAAGAAAATTGCTGATTTGGCCAGATCTAAGACTGTTGATGGGATTACTGGAGTTCGTGATGAATCCGATCAAACAGGAATGAGAATGACAATTGATATTCGTCGCGATGCTAGTGCAAGCGTAGTTTTGAATAACTTATTTAAGTTAACGCAAATGCAAGCTAACTTTGGGATGAATATGGTTGCGATTGTTGATGGTGCGCCGCATTTTCTGAGTCTTAAGCAGATGCTAGCGTATTACTTAGAGCATCAGGAAGATGTTGTTACTCGAAGAACTAAATTTGAGTTAGCTAAGGCGGAAGCACGTGCTCATATTCTTGAAGGACTCAAGATCGCACTAGATCATATTGATGAAATTGTTCATATTATTCGTCAAAGTAATTCTAGTGATATCGCTAAAGCTGCTTTAATCAGTCGTTTTGGTCTTGATGATAAGCAATCGCAAGCAATCTTAGATATGCGATTAGTTCGTTTGACGGGTTTGGAACGCGATAAGGTTGAAGCCGAATATAAAGATTTGCAAGAAAAGATTGCTGATTATAAAGATATTTTGGCAAAACCTGAGCGGATTAATGAAATTATTTATGATGAACTATTAGATACACAAAAACGGTTTGGTGATAAGCGGCGTACCGAAATTGGTGCCAGTGAAGTTGTTTCAATTGAAGATGAAGATCTGATTGAAAAGCAAGATGTCTTATTAACCTTGACTCATAGCGGTTATATTAAGCGGATGTTGATTAACGAATTTAAGACGCAAAACCGTGGTGGTAAAGGAATTAAAGGTATGGGCGTAAAGGCCGGCGACTTCATTGAAAAGTTAATTTATTCAAGTACGCATGATTTACTGCTGTTCTTTACTAACAAGGGTAAAGTTTATTCTAAAAAGGCTTACGAAATTCCAGAATTTAGTAGAACAGCTCGCGGGTTACCAATTGTTAACTTGTTGCAGCTCGAAAAGGGCGAGAAGATTCAAACAATTATCAATATTCCAGAAAATGCTGATGACCAATATTTGTTCTTTATCACAAAGATGGGTACTGTTAAACGTACTTTAGTGAGTGAGTTTGCTAATATTAGAAATAGTGGTTTGATCGCATTAACGCTGCGTGATGGTGATGAGTTAACCAATGTTTTAACTACTGACGGCAGTAAAGATATCATGATTGGCACGCACCTAGGTTATGCAGTCCGCTTCAATGAGCAGACAGTACGGGCAATGGGACGAACAGCTGCAGGTGTTCGTGGTATTAATTTACGTGCTAATGATTATGTTGTTGGTTCTGGCATCATTGCTGATACTGATGAAGTTCTGGTTATTTCCGAAAAAGGTTACGGTAAACGGACTTCAGCTACTGAATATCCGGTTAAAGGCCGCGGCGGTAAAGGAATTAAGACAGCTAATATTACGGAAAAGAACGGGCCGCTTTCTGGTGTAACCATTGTCGATGGTACACAAGATATTATGGTGATAACTAACGATGGAATTATGATTCGGTTTAAGATCGATAATGTTTCGCAAACTAGTCGAAGTACTATTGGTGTTCGGCTGATTAAAGTTAATCAGCAGAGCAAGGTTGCTAGTTTAACTGTTGTTCCTGCTGAAGAAGATCAGGAAGTCACAACTGACAGTGAAGACGATATCTTGAATAAACAAGAATAA
- the ssb gene encoding single-stranded DNA-binding protein gives MINRVVLVGRLTRDPELRTTGSGISVATFTLAVDRQYTNAQGERGADFISCVIWRKSAENFCNFTSKGSLVGIDGRIQTRTYDNKDGQRVYVTEVVVDNFALLESRKDRESRGQNGGYTPNNNGNFNGNFGNQNTTNSQNMGPSNQNMQNNNQSSAPKDPFAGSGDTIDISDDDLPF, from the coding sequence ATGATTAATCGAGTTGTACTTGTTGGCCGTTTAACACGTGATCCTGAATTACGTACTACTGGGAGTGGAATCTCGGTTGCTACGTTTACTCTTGCTGTTGACCGTCAGTATACTAACGCTCAAGGTGAGAGAGGTGCGGATTTTATCAGTTGTGTCATTTGGCGCAAATCAGCAGAGAATTTCTGCAATTTTACGTCTAAAGGATCATTAGTTGGTATTGACGGCCGGATTCAAACCAGAACTTACGATAATAAAGACGGGCAAAGAGTATATGTAACAGAAGTTGTTGTTGACAACTTTGCATTGCTTGAATCACGCAAAGATCGTGAGTCCCGTGGTCAAAATGGTGGTTATACACCTAATAATAACGGGAATTTTAATGGTAATTTTGGCAATCAAAATACCACTAATTCGCAGAATATGGGACCATCTAATCAGAATATGCAAAATAATAATCAATCAAGTGCGCCCAAAGATCCATTTGCTGGTTCAGGCGACACAATTGATATTTCTGATGATGATTTGCCATTCTAA